One genomic segment of Roseovarius carneus includes these proteins:
- the bchI gene encoding magnesium chelatase ATPase subunit I, whose amino-acid sequence MKQPFPFSAIVGQDEMKQAVILTAIDPSIGGVLVFGDRGTGKSTAVRALAALLPPIIAVENCPINAERHADCPDWAENVGKVTHEIPTPVVDLPLGATEDRVTGALDIEKALTQGQKAFQPGLLAKANRGYLYIDEVNLLEDHIVDLLLDVAQSGENVVERDGLSIRHAARFVLVGSGNPEEGELRPQLLDRFGLSVDVASPTDIEERIEVIRRRDAYENDNSAFMLRWQAEDAAIRDRIIGARAALKKLSATDAVLRDISQLCLTLGADGLRGELTLLKAARAFAAYRDDTALARVHMRAVAAMALRHRLRRDPLDEAGTGTRVMRVVEEVLA is encoded by the coding sequence ATGAAACAGCCTTTCCCCTTCTCCGCCATCGTCGGTCAGGACGAGATGAAACAGGCGGTGATCCTCACCGCGATCGACCCAAGCATCGGCGGGGTTCTGGTCTTTGGCGACCGGGGCACGGGCAAATCCACCGCCGTGCGGGCGCTCGCCGCTTTGCTGCCGCCCATCATCGCCGTAGAGAATTGCCCGATCAACGCTGAGCGGCATGCCGATTGCCCTGACTGGGCCGAGAATGTCGGCAAGGTCACCCACGAAATCCCGACCCCCGTGGTCGATCTGCCGCTCGGTGCGACCGAGGACCGGGTCACAGGTGCGCTCGATATCGAGAAGGCGCTGACCCAAGGACAAAAGGCGTTTCAGCCGGGGCTTCTGGCGAAGGCGAACCGGGGCTATCTCTATATTGATGAAGTGAACCTGCTGGAGGATCACATCGTTGATCTGCTGCTTGATGTGGCACAATCGGGCGAAAACGTGGTGGAGCGAGACGGGCTCAGCATCCGTCACGCCGCGCGCTTCGTGCTGGTGGGTTCCGGCAACCCCGAAGAGGGCGAATTGCGGCCCCAGCTGCTGGACCGTTTTGGCCTGAGCGTCGATGTGGCTTCGCCCACGGATATCGAGGAACGGATCGAGGTGATCCGCCGCCGCGATGCCTATGAGAACGACAATTCCGCCTTCATGCTGCGTTGGCAGGCCGAGGATGCCGCGATCCGCGACCGGATCATCGGCGCGCGCGCCGCTTTGAAAAAGCTGAGTGCGACAGACGCCGTGCTGCGCGACATCTCGCAGCTTTGCCTAACGCTGGGCGCGGATGGCTTGCGCGGGGAGCTGACCCTGCTCAAGGCCGCGCGTGCCTTTGCGGCTTACCGCGACGACACGGCGCTCGCCCGTGTGCATATGCGCGCCGTGGCGGCCATGGCGCTGCGTCACCGCTTGCGCCGCGACCCATTGGACGAGGCCGGGACTGGCACGCGCGTCATGCGCGTGGTCGAGGAAGTCCTCGCCTGA
- a CDS encoding ABC transporter permease, producing MDIIDILLSASFWTAAIRIASPLIFAVLGELICERAGVLNLGIEGIMVAGAFAGWMAVYSGTDLWTGVAVAFAVGMLFGLVHSTLTVPFGLSQHVVGLGVTLLATSLTYFAYRLFLPEVTSPPKIEAFQPLEIPFLSDIPIIGPALFNQTPLTYLAFISVGVVAYILYRTPLGLALRAAGENPAAVAAQGLSVTAIRMGAVIAGSGLMAVGGAFLTMSAFDSFFFEMVNGRGWICIALVVFGAWRPGKALLGAILFAAFDALQIRVQQTEVGADIPYQIFLMMPYILSILALIVMSRRAEVPAALMVPFNKGER from the coding sequence ATGGACATCATCGACATTCTCCTCTCAGCCAGCTTTTGGACCGCCGCGATCCGCATCGCGTCGCCGCTGATTTTCGCTGTGCTGGGCGAGCTGATCTGCGAGCGCGCGGGCGTGCTCAACCTCGGGATCGAGGGGATCATGGTCGCGGGCGCTTTCGCGGGCTGGATGGCGGTCTATAGCGGCACGGACCTCTGGACCGGGGTCGCTGTGGCCTTCGCCGTGGGGATGCTCTTCGGGTTGGTGCACAGCACGTTGACAGTGCCCTTCGGGCTGAGCCAGCATGTGGTGGGCTTGGGCGTTACGCTACTGGCCACGTCACTCACATATTTTGCGTATCGCCTCTTCCTGCCCGAGGTCACCAGCCCACCGAAAATCGAGGCGTTTCAGCCGCTTGAAATCCCGTTCCTATCGGATATTCCCATCATCGGCCCAGCGCTCTTCAACCAGACTCCGCTCACATACTTGGCGTTTATCAGCGTGGGCGTCGTGGCCTATATCCTCTACCGCACGCCTTTGGGGCTGGCGCTAAGGGCGGCGGGCGAGAACCCGGCGGCGGTGGCGGCACAGGGCCTGTCGGTGACAGCCATTCGCATGGGCGCGGTGATTGCCGGGTCGGGGCTGATGGCCGTGGGCGGGGCATTCCTGACCATGTCGGCCTTTGACAGTTTCTTCTTCGAGATGGTGAACGGGCGCGGCTGGATTTGTATCGCCCTCGTGGTCTTTGGCGCGTGGCGGCCCGGCAAGGCGCTCTTGGGCGCGATACTCTTTGCCGCCTTTGACGCACTGCAAATCCGGGTGCAGCAGACGGAGGTGGGCGCGGATATCCCCTATCAGATATTCCTGATGATGCCTTACATCCTCAGCATCCTCGCCCTCATCGTGATGTCGCGCCGGGCCGAGGTGCCAGCGGCCCTGATGGTGCCATTCAACAAAGGAGAGCGGTGA
- a CDS encoding BMP family protein, translating into MTIATKPGFSRRRFLTTTAGVALASGAAFGPTRLLAAEPIKCAGIYTVPVEQQWVSRIHKAAMIAQERGDLDYTFSENVSNTDYARVMREYAESGYTMIIGEMFAVEQEAREVAAEYPEIAFLMGSSFKPDDALPNMAVFDNYIQDASYLTGIIAGSMTETGNFGMVGGFPIPEVNRLMHAFMAGVREMRPDASFQVSFIGSWFDPPKAKETAFAMIENGADVLYAERFGVSDAAQEKGILAIGNVIDTQADYPETVVSSAIWHFEPTLDKAIAEVKAGTFTAADYGVYSYMIEGGCSIPPLGTFEGKVPQEAMDLVEQRTAEILAGTYVTAINDDEPKSQ; encoded by the coding sequence ATGACCATAGCGACCAAACCGGGCTTCAGCCGCCGCCGTTTTCTGACCACTACAGCGGGCGTGGCCCTTGCCTCGGGCGCGGCCTTTGGCCCCACGCGCCTTCTGGCCGCCGAGCCGATCAAATGCGCGGGCATCTACACCGTGCCCGTGGAGCAGCAATGGGTGAGCCGCATCCACAAGGCCGCGATGATTGCCCAAGAGCGCGGTGATCTGGACTATACTTTCTCCGAGAATGTGTCGAACACCGACTATGCCCGTGTGATGCGCGAATACGCCGAAAGCGGCTACACGATGATCATCGGCGAGATGTTCGCCGTGGAGCAAGAGGCGCGCGAAGTGGCGGCCGAATATCCCGAGATCGCCTTCCTCATGGGGTCCAGCTTCAAGCCTGACGATGCGTTGCCTAACATGGCCGTGTTCGACAATTACATTCAGGACGCCTCGTATCTTACCGGGATCATTGCAGGGTCCATGACCGAGACTGGTAATTTTGGCATGGTCGGCGGCTTCCCCATCCCCGAAGTGAACCGTCTGATGCATGCCTTCATGGCGGGCGTGCGCGAGATGCGGCCTGACGCGTCGTTCCAAGTCAGCTTCATCGGCAGCTGGTTCGATCCCCCCAAGGCCAAAGAGACCGCATTTGCGATGATCGAGAATGGCGCGGACGTGCTTTACGCCGAGCGGTTTGGCGTCTCGGACGCGGCCCAAGAGAAGGGCATCCTCGCCATTGGCAATGTGATCGACACGCAGGCCGATTACCCCGAAACGGTTGTCTCCTCCGCGATCTGGCATTTTGAGCCGACGCTGGATAAGGCCATCGCAGAGGTGAAGGCAGGCACGTTCACCGCCGCTGATTACGGCGTCTATTCCTACATGATCGAGGGCGGCTGTTCGATCCCGCCTCTGGGCACGTTTGAGGGCAAGGTGCCGCAAGAGGCGATGGATCTGGTGGAACAACGCACCGCCGAAATCCTTGCGGGTACATATGTGACCGCGATCAATGATGATGAGCCGAAGTCGCAGTAA
- the bchO gene encoding alpha/beta fold hydrolase BchO — protein sequence MRWPEDTGGWPLMEHSRRVLCRPHRWHVQEAGAGPTLILLHGAGGATQSWRGLFPLLAEDFHVVAIDLPGQGFTQMGGRARCGIDHMAADITSLMHQEGWQPDALIGHSAGAALALRLAETWSGPPPVIGINAALAPFKGVAGWLFPKLAKALAIAPFTAELFVRTSASPTHVARLIEGTGSTLTPEGLALYHRLARDRAHVNGVLAMMAQWDLDTLLTRMPRNMARTLLIAAEGDIAVPPGVSEHAATVLPNAVVTRLRGLGHLAHEEAPEQVAQLIAAHLAGGAAA from the coding sequence GTGCGCTGGCCCGAGGACACAGGCGGCTGGCCCCTTATGGAGCACTCCCGCCGGGTGCTCTGCCGCCCCCATCGCTGGCACGTGCAGGAAGCGGGCGCTGGCCCTACGCTCATCCTTCTGCATGGCGCAGGTGGAGCCACGCAAAGCTGGCGCGGTCTCTTTCCGCTGCTGGCCGAAGATTTTCACGTGGTGGCAATTGACCTGCCCGGTCAGGGCTTCACCCAGATGGGTGGGCGGGCGCGCTGCGGGATTGACCATATGGCTGCCGATATCACCAGTTTGATGCACCAGGAAGGTTGGCAGCCTGACGCACTGATCGGCCATTCCGCAGGGGCCGCATTGGCCCTCAGACTGGCCGAGACATGGTCCGGTCCGCCCCCCGTGATTGGCATCAACGCGGCCCTCGCGCCCTTCAAAGGCGTGGCGGGATGGCTGTTTCCCAAACTCGCCAAGGCGCTGGCGATTGCGCCCTTCACGGCGGAGCTTTTTGTGCGCACCTCCGCCTCGCCCACCCATGTGGCCCGCCTGATCGAGGGCACGGGCTCCACCCTGACCCCCGAAGGACTGGCGCTTTATCACAGGCTGGCGCGGGACCGTGCCCATGTGAATGGGGTTCTGGCGATGATGGCACAATGGGATCTCGACACGTTGCTCACGCGGATGCCCCGCAACATGGCCCGCACGCTTTTGATCGCCGCCGAGGGCGATATCGCCGTGCCCCCCGGCGTCTCCGAGCACGCCGCCACCGTCCTGCCTAATGCAGTCGTCACGCGGCTTCGTGGTCTCGGCCATCTGGCCCATGAGGAAGCCCCCGAGCAGGTCGCGCAGCTGATCGCCGCGCATCTTGCGGGTGGAGCCGCCGCTTAA
- a CDS encoding magnesium chelatase subunit D, with protein sequence MSTLPETEADRAALAIALVQVDASLGGLHLRARSGPVRDSLVDIFGPALRLGPGASEDQIFGGLDVTETLAKGRTVERAGLLEGARAMVLTSAERLRPHLAARLSQALGATPLPVLALDEGIEEGEGIAPALSERLAFYADLDGLGLADIPGAAADEDDIIAARNALPRIALPEDAIAQIATMTVLMGISSARAGHYALRAARALAALDGAQAADADHLAAAIALTCGHRATQIPQMEEPPEEEAPPPDTPEEPEEAPDEAASQQESDIPEELLLAAVMAQLPKDILSRMAQGNTRRASGSGAGAKRKGGARGRPLPARPGRLDGRTRLDLVATLRAAAPWQTMRRKAMPDAPAPIHVRPSDIHTKRYEDSAERLLIFTVDASGSAAMARLGEAKGAVELLLAEAYARRDHVALIAFRGAGADLMLPPTRSLVQTKRRLAGLPGGGGTPLASGLMAAEDLAEQARGRGMTPTIALITDGRANIGLDGQPGRAQAGADATKAARRIMAAGTAALVIDAGNRPTAELATLSTAMGAQYLALPRADAQRLSRAARAALDA encoded by the coding sequence ATGAGTACCCTGCCCGAGACCGAGGCGGACCGCGCCGCACTGGCCATTGCGCTGGTGCAGGTGGATGCCTCGCTGGGCGGGCTTCATCTGCGCGCGCGATCTGGCCCGGTGCGCGACAGCTTGGTCGACATATTCGGGCCCGCGCTCAGGCTTGGCCCCGGCGCGTCCGAGGATCAGATTTTCGGCGGGCTCGACGTGACAGAGACGCTGGCCAAGGGCCGCACAGTAGAGCGTGCAGGGCTTTTGGAGGGTGCGCGCGCGATGGTGCTCACCTCGGCTGAGCGGCTGCGCCCGCATCTCGCCGCGCGCCTGTCGCAGGCCCTTGGGGCCACACCCCTGCCGGTTCTGGCGCTCGATGAAGGGATTGAGGAGGGTGAGGGCATCGCGCCTGCCCTTTCCGAGCGTTTGGCCTTCTACGCCGATCTCGACGGGCTGGGGCTGGCCGATATCCCCGGTGCCGCAGCCGATGAGGACGACATCATAGCCGCTCGCAACGCCCTGCCGCGCATCGCCCTGCCCGAAGACGCCATCGCGCAGATTGCCACCATGACCGTGCTGATGGGCATCTCAAGCGCCCGCGCCGGGCATTACGCCTTGCGTGCCGCCCGCGCATTGGCCGCGCTCGACGGTGCACAGGCGGCGGATGCGGATCATCTGGCGGCGGCCATCGCGCTCACTTGCGGGCACCGCGCCACGCAAATACCACAGATGGAGGAGCCACCGGAGGAGGAGGCCCCACCGCCCGACACCCCGGAAGAGCCTGAAGAGGCCCCAGACGAGGCCGCATCGCAGCAAGAGAGCGACATCCCCGAGGAGCTTCTTCTCGCCGCCGTGATGGCGCAGCTGCCAAAAGATATCCTGTCGCGCATGGCCCAAGGCAACACCCGCCGCGCTTCGGGCAGCGGTGCGGGTGCCAAGCGCAAGGGCGGCGCGCGGGGCCGGCCCCTGCCCGCAAGGCCCGGCAGGCTTGATGGACGCACCCGGCTTGATCTGGTGGCAACGCTCCGCGCCGCCGCCCCGTGGCAGACGATGCGCCGCAAAGCCATGCCGGATGCGCCCGCACCAATCCATGTGCGCCCCTCGGACATCCATACCAAACGCTATGAGGACAGCGCCGAGCGGCTCTTGATCTTCACGGTGGACGCGTCCGGCTCCGCCGCCATGGCGCGTCTGGGCGAGGCGAAAGGGGCAGTCGAGCTGCTGCTTGCCGAGGCCTATGCGCGGCGCGATCACGTGGCTCTCATCGCCTTTCGTGGTGCGGGCGCTGACCTCATGTTGCCGCCCACCCGCTCACTGGTGCAGACCAAACGCAGGCTTGCGGGGCTGCCCGGTGGGGGTGGCACGCCGCTCGCCTCCGGGCTGATGGCCGCCGAAGATCTGGCAGAACAGGCGCGTGGGCGCGGGATGACGCCCACAATTGCGCTCATCACCGATGGGCGCGCGAATATCGGCCTCGATGGCCAGCCCGGCCGCGCACAGGCGGGGGCCGACGCAACAAAGGCAGCCCGCCGTATCATGGCCGCCGGAACCGCCGCGCTGGTGATCGACGCAGGCAACCGCCCCACGGCTGAGCTTGCGACCCTCAGCACCGCGATGGGCGCACAATACCTCGCCCTGCCGCGCGCCGATGCGCAGCGCCTGAGCCGCGCCGCGCGCGCCGCATTGGACGCCTGA
- a CDS encoding ABC transporter permease has translation MRLEPIANPSALRTLMPPALAISATVVIASLLAMAAGANPFAVLGEILRGAAGSQFALLETLNRATPLIFTGLAVAVAFRAKLWNIGAEAQLYAGALVTVVLGTGALGWSSAALIPTLIIASLLAGALLLLVPALLKVRLGVDEVVTTLLLNFIFLLFVSMLLEGPLKDPMGMGWPKSPRLIDEARLPRIIDGLRLHWGFGIALIAAVLVWVIQARTTLGYEMRAVGLSRDAAKFAGIPVGLVLIKTALLSGGLAALAGFSEVAGLKGALTLDLSPGFGYTGIIVAMLALLNPLGVIAAALFVAGIFVGADSMSRALDVPTYLADIMLATALLLMVLAILLTRFRVVRE, from the coding sequence ATGCGTCTTGAGCCTATCGCCAATCCATCGGCCCTGCGCACCCTCATGCCACCTGCCCTCGCGATCAGCGCCACGGTCGTCATCGCCTCGCTGCTGGCAATGGCCGCAGGGGCAAACCCCTTTGCCGTGCTGGGCGAGATTTTGCGCGGCGCGGCGGGCAGTCAGTTTGCGCTTCTGGAGACGCTGAACCGCGCCACGCCTTTGATCTTCACCGGGCTGGCCGTCGCCGTGGCGTTTCGTGCAAAGCTCTGGAATATCGGGGCCGAGGCGCAGCTTTATGCGGGCGCGTTGGTCACGGTTGTGCTGGGCACGGGCGCGCTTGGCTGGTCGTCCGCCGCACTTATCCCCACGCTGATCATCGCATCGCTTTTGGCAGGCGCGTTGCTCCTGTTGGTACCCGCGCTTTTGAAAGTGCGGCTGGGGGTGGATGAGGTGGTCACGACGCTCCTGCTGAACTTTATCTTCCTGCTCTTTGTCTCCATGCTCCTCGAAGGCCCCCTCAAAGACCCTATGGGCATGGGTTGGCCCAAATCCCCGCGCCTGATCGACGAGGCCCGCCTGCCCCGCATCATCGACGGGCTGCGCCTGCATTGGGGCTTTGGCATCGCGCTCATTGCCGCCGTGCTGGTCTGGGTTATTCAGGCCCGCACCACGCTCGGGTATGAGATGCGCGCCGTGGGTCTCAGCCGCGATGCGGCAAAGTTTGCAGGCATCCCGGTGGGGCTGGTACTGATCAAGACGGCGCTTCTGTCGGGCGGCCTTGCAGCCCTCGCGGGCTTCTCGGAAGTGGCGGGGCTGAAAGGCGCGCTGACCTTGGATCTCAGCCCCGGCTTTGGCTACACTGGGATCATCGTGGCAATGCTGGCCTTGCTCAATCCGCTGGGTGTGATCGCCGCCGCCCTCTTTGTGGCAGGCATTTTCGTCGGCGCAGACAGCATGAGCCGCGCTTTGGACGTGCCCACATATCTGGCCGATATCATGCTGGCCACAGCGCTGTTGCTTATGGTGCTGGCGATCCTTCTGACGCGGTTCCGGGTGGTAAGGGAATAG
- a CDS encoding ABC transporter ATP-binding protein — MPEQTEAQVVLRLDKITKTFGALTANDAVSLALHKGEVIALLGENGAGKTTLMNILFGQYTADSGTVEVFGKPLPPGNPRAALEAGVGMVHQHFTLAENMTVLENVALGTQGLMSWRFDARAARARIMALAADFKLAVDPDARVGTLTVGERQRVEILKALYREARILILDEPTAVLTPQETDDLFETLRKAVALGLSIVFISHKLHEVMAISDRVVILRHGKMVHEGPIAETDKRDLAARMVGSEVSAPKVAPGTPGAALLSLKAVTTPDRGAAPGLKALNLDLFAGQITGLAGVSGNGQAALADLIGGMQGPSAGALHLKGAPPQGWSPRAAVHAGIARIPEDRHKTGTIADFDLTENAILERYADAPFSRKGWMSWRAAQDFARAVIDRYDVRCPGPGTRIRLLSGGNMQKLILGRVLEGAPEIILANQPVRGLDIGAVNYVHSQLLAARDRGAAVLLISEDLDEIMALSDVIHVISEGRLSPPFARGSMSPAELGVWMAGQGFEEMAHAS, encoded by the coding sequence ATGCCGGAGCAAACAGAGGCGCAGGTTGTCCTGCGCCTCGACAAGATCACTAAGACGTTTGGCGCGCTGACCGCCAATGACGCCGTGAGCCTCGCTCTGCACAAGGGCGAGGTGATCGCGCTTTTGGGCGAGAATGGCGCGGGCAAGACCACATTGATGAACATCCTCTTCGGCCAATACACAGCCGATAGCGGCACGGTCGAGGTGTTCGGCAAACCCCTGCCCCCCGGCAATCCGCGCGCCGCATTGGAGGCGGGCGTGGGCATGGTGCATCAGCATTTTACGCTGGCCGAGAATATGACCGTGCTGGAGAATGTCGCCCTCGGCACCCAAGGGCTGATGTCGTGGCGGTTCGATGCGCGCGCGGCACGGGCGCGGATCATGGCCTTGGCTGCGGATTTCAAGCTGGCTGTGGACCCAGATGCGCGGGTCGGCACCCTAACCGTGGGCGAGCGGCAGAGGGTCGAGATCCTCAAGGCCCTCTACCGCGAGGCGCGCATCCTGATCCTGGACGAGCCGACCGCCGTGCTGACGCCGCAAGAGACGGATGATCTTTTCGAGACGTTGCGCAAGGCGGTGGCCCTGGGCCTCTCCATCGTTTTCATCTCGCACAAGCTGCATGAAGTTATGGCGATCTCGGACCGTGTGGTGATCCTGCGCCACGGCAAAATGGTCCATGAAGGCCCTATCGCTGAGACGGACAAACGCGATCTGGCCGCGCGCATGGTCGGCTCTGAGGTGTCCGCGCCTAAGGTTGCGCCGGGCACACCGGGGGCAGCACTTTTATCGCTCAAAGCGGTGACCACGCCGGATCGGGGGGCCGCACCGGGGCTGAAGGCGCTCAATCTGGACCTCTTTGCGGGGCAGATTACCGGGCTTGCGGGTGTGTCGGGCAACGGACAAGCCGCATTGGCCGATCTGATCGGCGGGATGCAGGGGCCGAGCGCGGGTGCGCTCCACCTCAAAGGGGCCCCGCCGCAAGGTTGGTCGCCCCGCGCCGCCGTCCATGCGGGCATCGCGCGCATTCCCGAGGACCGCCACAAGACCGGCACAATCGCGGATTTTGACCTCACGGAAAACGCCATCCTTGAGCGCTACGCCGATGCCCCGTTCAGCCGCAAGGGCTGGATGAGCTGGCGCGCGGCGCAGGACTTCGCCCGCGCGGTGATCGACCGCTACGATGTGCGCTGCCCCGGTCCCGGCACGCGGATCAGGTTGCTATCGGGCGGCAATATGCAAAAGCTGATCCTTGGCAGGGTTCTGGAAGGTGCGCCGGAGATTATCTTGGCCAATCAACCGGTGCGCGGTCTCGATATTGGCGCGGTGAACTATGTCCATTCGCAGCTTCTGGCCGCGCGGGATCGCGGGGCGGCAGTGCTTTTGATCTCCGAGGATCTCGATGAGATCATGGCGCTGTCGGATGTGATCCACGTGATCTCCGAAGGCCGCCTCTCGCCGCCCTTCGCGCGTGGATCAATGAGCCCGGCAGAGCTTGGTGTCTGGATGGCCGGGCAAGGTTTCGAGGAGATGGCCCATGCGTCTTGA
- the crtA gene encoding spheroidene monooxygenase: MTQIVTLSLFRFDSLLSRLWALTMMGMARPMMARVPDIGFWKLCGSGTGEGFTPLPNTGVYAILATWPDMATARARTNGAAVFNRYRARACEDWTLFMSPTSARGDWAGVTPFEVTPETIPGPLAVLTRATVKPSRAARFWRRVPDISARIGADPNVLFKIGIGEVPLLHQVTFSVWPDASTVAQFARTGPHAEAIRAVRDEGWFREELYARFAIAGESGSWSEAAPLASPPIHPQRDAI; encoded by the coding sequence GTGACACAAATCGTCACCCTTTCCCTTTTTCGCTTCGACAGCCTGCTCTCGCGCCTTTGGGCGCTGACGATGATGGGCATGGCGCGGCCTATGATGGCGCGGGTGCCGGATATAGGCTTTTGGAAGCTCTGCGGCTCGGGCACGGGCGAAGGGTTCACACCCCTGCCCAACACAGGCGTCTATGCGATCCTCGCCACGTGGCCCGACATGGCGACCGCCCGCGCGCGCACGAATGGCGCGGCGGTCTTCAACCGCTACCGCGCCCGCGCCTGCGAGGATTGGACGCTTTTCATGTCGCCCACCTCCGCACGGGGCGATTGGGCCGGGGTGACACCGTTTGAAGTCACGCCCGAAACAATTCCCGGCCCCCTTGCCGTCCTCACCCGCGCCACGGTCAAGCCCAGCCGCGCCGCCCGCTTCTGGCGCCGCGTGCCGGATATCAGCGCGCGGATCGGCGCAGACCCAAATGTTTTGTTCAAGATAGGCATCGGCGAGGTGCCTCTCCTGCATCAGGTGACCTTCTCCGTCTGGCCCGACGCCAGCACGGTCGCGCAATTTGCCCGAACAGGCCCCCATGCAGAGGCGATCCGCGCCGTGCGCGACGAAGGCTGGTTCCGCGAGGAGCTTTATGCCCGCTTTGCCATTGCAGGCGAGAGTGGTAGTTGGTCAGAGGCCGCACCGCTCGCATCCCCGCCGATCCATCCACAAAGAGACGCCATATGA